The genomic segment TATTTATTATACTGATAAGAAAGATTTAGACATTATATTAAGAACAAAGGATGAGGTCCAAAGTAGATTGGATAAGCCGATAGTTACAGAGATACAACCTCTTTCTTGTTTTTATGATGCTGAAGATTATCACCAAAAATATCTACAAAAAAATCCAGGTGGTTACTGTCATATCAATTTAAATGATGATTAAGTTAAATTAATTGATTCTTAAAAATTCCTTGTTTTTTCAGGGGATTTTTTTTGCTTATTTGATATTTTCAATAGCCATTTTATATAATTAGACATATAATGATATTAAAATGCTATGAGAGGGAGGATTTATTTGCCAAATAAAAGATTGCTTGGTAATTCTGAAGATATTATAAAAAAGCGGCAATTATTTGTTTCAAAGGGTATTTTAAATAAAAATGGACTTCGAGATATTATCTCAAAGTCTTGGGAACGAAGCAAATTGAATGATATAGATCCATTTAAAAAGGATTTTACAATTGAACTTACGCAGGATGATCTAAAAAATAAGTATAAGGAATTTATGCCTCTATTACAGACAGCTAAACCATTTATGCAAACACTGTACAATCTACTACAAAATTCTGATTTTATGATTCGTTTAACAGATAGAGATGGATATGTATTAGATCATATTGGAGAGGATAGCTTAATGCGGCAAAATAAATTTCTGGTATTACAAGACGGATATAATGTAAAAGAAGAAGTAATAGGCACTAATGCAATTGGTCTTTCATTAATAACTGGTGAGCCAATACAAGTACTTGGTGGCGAACATTATTTACATGAGTATCATAATTGGACTTCATCTGCATGTCCTATAAAAAATGAAAAGGGAAAAGTTTTAGGGGTATTAAGTATTACAGGTAATTATGAATTTGTACATCCACATACGTTAGGTATGGTAGTAGCCGCAGCAAAGGCTATAGAAAAAGAAATGAAGTTAGAGTATTACAATAAAAAATTGAGAATAGTAAATGAACAATTTTACCAAATTACAGAATCAATTTCCGAGGGCATTATTAGAATAGATAATCAAGGTGATATAATTAGTATGAATAGGTTTGCAAGAAAACTCTTGGGATATAGTGGGAAAGATGTACATAATATTCACATAAGTAATGTTTTATATACTAATAGTGGTAAGGATATTATAAATGTTATGAATAATGGAAAAGAGTATCAGGAGGAAGAAATAGATTTTACTACAAAAATGGGTAGAAATAAAACTTGTATAGTTAACGTTACCCCCATAAAGATTTTTAGCTCTAGTGACTTAGGTGGGGTGCTAATTACTTTTAAAGAGAATAAAGCAGTTCTAAGTATGATTAATAAAATTGTTGGAGCTAATGCAAGATATACCTTTGATGATATATTTGGAAAAAGTCAAAGTATAACCCATTCTATTAAATTAGCATCAATTGCGGCTAAGACTGATGATACTATACTTTTACAAGGCGAGAGTGGCACAGGCAAAGAAATGTTTACACAAGCTATACATAATGCTAGTAGAAGGAAAGATAGGCCCTTTGTATTTTTAAATTGTGGTGCTATTCCTCGTGATCTAGTTTCTAGTGAACTCTTTGGGTATGTAGAGGGGGCTTTTACTGGAGCTAAAAGAGGTGGACATCCAGGGAAATTTGAGCTCGCAAATGGCGGAACAATATTTCTTGATGAAATAGGCGATATGCCCTTAGACGCTCAGATAAGTTTACTTAGGGTTTTAGAAGACCACATGGTAGTAAGAGTTGGAGGACATGATGTTATACCAATAAATGTTAGGGTTATAGCAGCTACTAACAAAGATTTAAAAAAAGAAGTTGAACTAGGAAAATTCCGAAGTGATTTGTTTTATAGGATAAATGTTATGCCAATTTATATTGCTTCCATTAGAGACCGAAAAGAGGATATTAAGATATTTATTGATTATTTTTATGAAAAATTCAGTGAATCTAATGAAAAGAATATAAAAGGAATAAGTGAAAGCTTTTATAAAAGTATGATTAATTATAATTGGCCCGGAAACGTTCGGGAATTACAAAATGTTATGCAACTTGTATTAAATGTAGCTGAAAATAATAGTGTAATTACAAATAAGAGTTTGCCAAGTTATATAAATGAAAAAGAAAATGTTGGAGAAGTAAGTGGCGCAAAGCAACTACTTACATTAGAACAAATTGAAAAAGATGCTATTATGCAAACATTGATTAATGTAAATGATAATATGGCAGCAGCTTCCAGAATATTAGGTATAGGGAGAACCACATTGTATAGAAAGATGGAAAAATATAAGATTAGTTAAATAATCACCTGCGGTTCTGTAATAAGTTGAATTTCTACACCAATAATGATTAGTGTAGAATAGAGTAACCATTACCAGTTAATATAATTATAAAAATCGTATCAATGTGGCACAAGTGTTTCAAAATGGTGCATGTAATCGTTAGCTATAATAATATAGTGTATCGTATTGGTACGATTTTAAATAAGGTGCTTTTATGAAAAACAAAAATTTTATTTAAAATAAAAAAATGAAGTTTATAAACCGTTGAAAATCAATGGATTATAAACTTCATTTTTTTGTCAAAGAAAATTTGGCATGTTTATTGCTAATTGAATATATAAAGAAACTAAGTGAAAATTTATAGGGGGATTTTTAAAATGTATTTTGGAATTGTATATTTATTATTTTGGATCATTCTATCAGCAAATGTGAAAGTTGAAACTATTTGCATTGGTATAATAATAAGTTTATTAGTTAGAAATTTAAATAAAGATTTGATGTGTAGTAATAGACGAGTAAATTTCAAGAAAAGCACTGGAAAATGGTTATCTTACACTATTATATTGATAAAAGAAATAATAGTGTCCAATTTTAGTGTGGCAAAAATAGTTTTGAGCCCTCGAATAGTAATATCGCCACAGATAGTAACAATTAACACAAAAATAAAATCTGGGTTTCTTAAAACAATTTTTACTAATTCTATAACATTAACGCCGGGAACCTTAACCATTTCAATGGATAGAGATAAAATTACTGTGCATTGTTTGAAAAATGAATTTGTAAATGGGCTAATTGATTCAGATTTTGAAAAAATAATTTTAGAAGTTGAGGAAGACATTTATGAGTAAACTATTGATTTTTTCTATTTTATTTTTAGCGGCTACAATTTTTTTATGTATGTTGCGAGCGATTAAGGGGCCAAGTGCAGCAGATAGGCTTATTGCTATTAATGTTATAGGCACTAAAACTATTGTACTTATTCTTATAGTTTCATTTTTACTTAATGAAACTTATTTTGTGGATGTAGCAATAGTATATGCTTTGATTAGTTTTTTATCTTCTATTGTAATAGCTAAATTTATTGGAAATTCAGAAGGGAGAAATATATGAGAGAGTTGATTGTTGCTATTTTTCTTTTTGGAGGGTTATTCTTTTTCATGGTTGGAACACTAGGAATTATAAGATTTCCAGATGTGTTTACAAGAGCCCATAGCGCGGCTAAATGTGATACCTTAG from the Clostridium sp. CM027 genome contains:
- a CDS encoding sigma-54-dependent Fis family transcriptional regulator, with product MPNKRLLGNSEDIIKKRQLFVSKGILNKNGLRDIISKSWERSKLNDIDPFKKDFTIELTQDDLKNKYKEFMPLLQTAKPFMQTLYNLLQNSDFMIRLTDRDGYVLDHIGEDSLMRQNKFLVLQDGYNVKEEVIGTNAIGLSLITGEPIQVLGGEHYLHEYHNWTSSACPIKNEKGKVLGVLSITGNYEFVHPHTLGMVVAAAKAIEKEMKLEYYNKKLRIVNEQFYQITESISEGIIRIDNQGDIISMNRFARKLLGYSGKDVHNIHISNVLYTNSGKDIINVMNNGKEYQEEEIDFTTKMGRNKTCIVNVTPIKIFSSSDLGGVLITFKENKAVLSMINKIVGANARYTFDDIFGKSQSITHSIKLASIAAKTDDTILLQGESGTGKEMFTQAIHNASRRKDRPFVFLNCGAIPRDLVSSELFGYVEGAFTGAKRGGHPGKFELANGGTIFLDEIGDMPLDAQISLLRVLEDHMVVRVGGHDVIPINVRVIAATNKDLKKEVELGKFRSDLFYRINVMPIYIASIRDRKEDIKIFIDYFYEKFSESNEKNIKGISESFYKSMINYNWPGNVRELQNVMQLVLNVAENNSVITNKSLPSYINEKENVGEVSGAKQLLTLEQIEKDAIMQTLINVNDNMAAASRILGIGRTTLYRKMEKYKIS
- a CDS encoding Na+/H+ antiporter subunit E, producing the protein MYFGIVYLLFWIILSANVKVETICIGIIISLLVRNLNKDLMCSNRRVNFKKSTGKWLSYTIILIKEIIVSNFSVAKIVLSPRIVISPQIVTINTKIKSGFLKTIFTNSITLTPGTLTISMDRDKITVHCLKNEFVNGLIDSDFEKIILEVEEDIYE
- a CDS encoding monovalent cation/H+ antiporter complex subunit F produces the protein MSKLLIFSILFLAATIFLCMLRAIKGPSAADRLIAINVIGTKTIVLILIVSFLLNETYFVDVAIVYALISFLSSIVIAKFIGNSEGRNI